Proteins from one Monodelphis domestica isolate mMonDom1 chromosome 6, mMonDom1.pri, whole genome shotgun sequence genomic window:
- the ERI1 gene encoding 3'-5' exoribonuclease 1 isoform X5, with protein sequence MSKEELRAKLSEFKLETRGVKDVLKKRLKNYYKKEKLTQQREDGVIADGYYDYICVIDFEATCEEGNPPEFTHEIIEFPIVLLNTHTLEIEDTFQQYVRPEINTQLSDFCISLTGITQDMVDRAATFPQVLRNVVEWMKLKELGTTYKYSILTDGSWDMSKFLNIQCQISRLRYPSFAKKWINIRKSYGNFYKVPRNQTKLTIMLEKLGMSYDGRPHSGLDDSKNIARIAVRMLRDGCELRVNEKMHGGQLTSVSSSSPVEGAPAPQMPHFRN encoded by the exons aGGTGTGAAGGATGTCCTCAAGAAGAGGCTTAAGAACTACTACAAGAAAGAGAAGTTGACCCAGCAGCGGGAGGATGGTGTCATCGCTGACGGTTACTATGACTACATCTGTGTCATTGACTTTGAAGCCACCTGTGAAGAGGGCAATCCCCCCGAGTTCACTCATGAGATCATTGAGTTTCCAATTGTCTTACTGAACACTCACACCTTGGAAATA GAAGACACCTTCCAACAGTATGTGAGGCCAGAGATTAACACACAGCTTTCTGACTTCTGCATCAGCCTTACAGGAATTACACAG GATATGGTGGACCGAGCTGCCACTTTCCCACAGGTGCTTCGCAATGTGGTGGAGTGGATGAAGCTGAAGGAGCTAGGAACCACATATAAGTACTCCATATTGACAGATGG TTCATGGGATATGAGTAAGTTCCTGAATATTCAGTGTCAAATCAGCAGGCTCAGATACCCTTCTTTTGCCAAAAAGTGGATCAATATTCGAAAGTCATATGGAAACTTTTACAAg GTTCCTCGGAACCAGACCAAGCTGACCATCATGCTTGAAAAGCTGGGGATGAGTTATGACGGCCGGCCCCACAGCGGCCTTGACGACTCCAAGAACATCGCCCGCATCGCAGTGCGCATGCTCCGGGATGGCTGTGAGCTGCGGGTCAATGAGAAGATGCATGGGGGGCAGCTCACAAGCGTGTCCTCCTCTTCACCTGTAGAGGGCGCCCCAGCCCCACAGATGCCACATTTCCGAAATTAA